The genomic region GCTTCTTATCGGCGGTCTTCCAGCCCCGCGCCTTCCAGCCGCGCAGCCATTCGGTCATGCCCTTCTTGACGTATTCGCTGTCGGTGTAAAGATCGATGGCGCAAGGCCGGGTCAGGGCGTTCAGGGCCGACAGCACCGCCATCATTTCCATGCGGTTGTTGGTGGTCTGGGGCTCGCCGCCCTTCAGTTCCTTCTCGATCCCCTTGAAGCGCAGAATGGCGCCCCAGCCGCCGGGACCGGGATTGCCGGAACAGGCGCCGTCGGTATAGATCTCGACGGTTTCGGGTTTAACGGCCGCTTCGCTCATTCGATACCGTACTGGCCGGGTCCGGTGACGCCCTGGTGAAAGCGAAGCTTGCGGTAATATTCCATGGGGTCCTTGCGCTTGACCATGGCGCCCGCGGGCGTGTTCAGCCAGTCATAGCTGCGCGTCAGCAAGAAGCGCATGGCCGCGCCGCGGGCCAGCAGCGGCAGGGCCTGCAACTCCTCATCCGACAGGGGGCGCACCTTGCGATAGCCGTTGAGCATCAGGCGCGCCTTGGTGGCGTTGAAGGCGCCGTCGTCCTCGAAGCACCAGGCGTTGAGGCAGATGGCAATGTCATAGGCCAGGATGTCGGTGCAGGCGAAGTAGAAATCGATGATTCCCGACAGCCTGTCTCCGATGAAAAAGACATTGTCGGGGAACAGGTCGGCATGGATCAGCCCCACCGGTAGAGTCTTGGGCCAATGGGATTCCAGATAGGCCAGTTCGTCCTCGATCATCTCTTCCAGGTCGGATTTGATCTCGGCGGCGCGCGGCCGGATGGCGTCGAACAACGGCCGCCAGCCCGCGACCGACAGATTATTGGCTCGGGTCAGGGGGAAGTCGGCACCGGCCCGATGCATGCTGGCCATGGCGGGGCCCAGTTCGGCGCAGTGGCCAAGCGTAATGCGTCGGCTCCACATGCCTTTGAGGAAGCTGACGATGGCGGCCGGGCGGCCGCACAAATTGCGCAGCGCCTTGCCGTCGCGCCCCTTGATGGGGGTGGGGCAGGCCAGGCCTTGGGCCGCCAGATGCTCCATCAGACCCAGGAAGAACGGCAGTTCTTCGGGGTTAACCCGCTTTTCATAGAGGGTGAGGATGTAGTTTCCCTGCTCGGTCTGCAGCAGATAATTGGTGTTCTCCACCCCTTCGGCGATGCCCTTGCACGACACCACCTGGCCGATATCGTATTCGGCGGCGAAGTCTTCCAATTCGTCGTCGGATACCTCGGTGTAGACGGCCATGCTCTCTCGACTTCGTGCTGGGGGAGAATTGGGCGGAAAGTACGATGTTTCCGCCCAAGACGCCAGAGGGCAGAGCCTATTCCGACAGGGCCTGGGGCAGTTTGAAGGTCACGGTCTCGGTGGTGACGCGGATTTCCTCGATGGTGACGTCGAAGCGCTCGCGCGCGGCGGCCACCACTTCCTCCACCAGGATTTCAGGGGCCGAGGCCCCGGCGGTGATGCCGAGGCGATCGACACCGTCCAGCAGGCTCCAATCCACCTCGGCGGCGCGCTGGACCAGGACGGAACGGGCGCATCCGGCGCGTGCCGCCACTTCCACGAGACGCGACGAGTTGGAGGAATTGGGCGAGCCGATGACCATCAGGGCCTCGCATTTAGGGGCGATGGTCTTGACCGCGGCCTGGCGGTTGGTGGTGGCGTAGCAGATATCCTCGCGCTTGGGCCCGACGATTTCGGGGAAGCGACGCTGCAGCACCTCGGTCACGGCCGCCGCGTCATCCACCGACAGGGTGGTCTGGGTGATATAGGCCAGCATGGAGGCGTTCTTGGGCGCCACCTTCTCCGCCTCTTCGGGCGTTCCCACCAGCAAGACGGTGCCATCGGGCACCTGGCCGATGGTGCCGATGACCTCGGGGTGGCCGGCATGGCCGATCATGATGATCTGGCGACCCATGGCGTGGTGCAGTTCGGCTTCGCGGTGGACCTTGGTCACCAGGGGACATGTGGCGTCCAGCGAGGTCAGGCCCCGGCGGTCGGCCTCGGCCGGAACCGTCTTGGGCACGCCGTGGGCCGAAAACACCACGGCGGCCTCGTCGGGGACCTCGTCCAGTTCCTCGACGAAGACGGCTCCCTTTTGGGCCAGGGACTCCACCACGAAGCGGTTATGAACGATTTCGTGCCGGACATAGACCGGCGCACCGTATTTCTCCAGGGCCCGCTCGACGATGTGAATGGCACGGTCGACGCCAGCGCAGAAACCGCGCGGGCTGGCCAGCACCAGGGTCAAGGGCCTCTTGGTAACGCTTGTGCTCACAGTATCGCTCTCCGCAATGGCTTTGACATGGGGTTGGCGGCTTGTATCAGCGCCCCGGCTTCACTACAGTCAGGGGCACCTTTACCAGATCATGTGGCTCTTAAGGAAGTTTGGCATGAACACCCCTCGCATCGCCCGCCTGCTGCTTTTCGTTCTGGCGGCTCCCCTGCTGCTTTCGGGGTGTGATTCCTGGAGCCGCGTCAAGGGCAGGACGCCGCCGCCCTGCCCGCCGGTTTACATCATGTCCGACGCCGCCAAGATGATCAAATACCGGGCCGGGAGCGGGCGCGACCTGACCGACGTTGAGATGGAAGGCGAAGTCGTCGCTTTCAAGGGCGACTGCGTCTATGACGCCAAGGGCGGTGAGGTTACGCTGCAACTGGGCTTCGAACTGCGGCGCGGCCCGGCGGCTGCCAGCCGCACCCTGGACGTCACCTATTTCGTCGCCGTGCCCAAATTCTA from Paramagnetospirillum magnetotacticum MS-1 harbors:
- the rnhA gene encoding ribonuclease HI, with amino-acid sequence MSEAAVKPETVEIYTDGACSGNPGPGGWGAILRFKGIEKELKGGEPQTTNNRMEMMAVLSALNALTRPCAIDLYTDSEYVKKGMTEWLRGWKARGWKTADKKPVKNDDLWKALDEAAARHKVSWHWVKGHAGHPENERADALAREGIADMRAAR
- the ispH gene encoding 4-hydroxy-3-methylbut-2-enyl diphosphate reductase, which encodes MSTSVTKRPLTLVLASPRGFCAGVDRAIHIVERALEKYGAPVYVRHEIVHNRFVVESLAQKGAVFVEELDEVPDEAAVVFSAHGVPKTVPAEADRRGLTSLDATCPLVTKVHREAELHHAMGRQIIMIGHAGHPEVIGTIGQVPDGTVLLVGTPEEAEKVAPKNASMLAYITQTTLSVDDAAAVTEVLQRRFPEIVGPKREDICYATTNRQAAVKTIAPKCEALMVIGSPNSSNSSRLVEVAARAGCARSVLVQRAAEVDWSLLDGVDRLGITAGASAPEILVEEVVAAARERFDVTIEEIRVTTETVTFKLPQALSE
- a CDS encoding homoserine kinase, whose product is MAVYTEVSDDELEDFAAEYDIGQVVSCKGIAEGVENTNYLLQTEQGNYILTLYEKRVNPEELPFFLGLMEHLAAQGLACPTPIKGRDGKALRNLCGRPAAIVSFLKGMWSRRITLGHCAELGPAMASMHRAGADFPLTRANNLSVAGWRPLFDAIRPRAAEIKSDLEEMIEDELAYLESHWPKTLPVGLIHADLFPDNVFFIGDRLSGIIDFYFACTDILAYDIAICLNAWCFEDDGAFNATKARLMLNGYRKVRPLSDEELQALPLLARGAAMRFLLTRSYDWLNTPAGAMVKRKDPMEYYRKLRFHQGVTGPGQYGIE